One window from the genome of Oryza glaberrima chromosome 3, OglaRS2, whole genome shotgun sequence encodes:
- the LOC127767308 gene encoding transcription factor bHLH18-like: MLQVARSFTSPRVVVVPVQEEVITEAHGGGASSCRSTGNVGGGGGIGLAVAVDEHGGWSRSPNPGARPPSGGCGSNNLPLMSWDFSAASVAVQVQPNGGGGGGAPEMAYGSPPAAGGSTTRKTSAPTAAAYAQLEHVVAERKRREKINQRFMELSAVIPKLKKMDKATILSDAVSYIRELQEKLKALEEQAAARVTEAAMATPSPARAMNHLPVPPEIEVRCSPTNNVVMVRIHCENGEGVIVRILAEVEEIHLRIINANVMPFLDQGATMIITIAAKAKEGFTVKAEEIVGRLNSALYKQDVSTAIEENRN; this comes from the exons ATGTTGCAAGTTGCAAGAAGCTTCACCTCTCCTAGG GTGGTTGTTGTCCCGGTCCAGGAAGAAGTGATCACGGAAGCGCATGGTGGTGGAGCCAGCAGCTGCAGGAGCACCGGgaacgtcggcggcggcggcggaatcgGCCTCGCCGTGGCCGTGGATGAGCACGGAGGCTGGTCAAGGTCCCCGAATCCGGGGGCCAGGCCGCCGTCTGGTGGATGCGGTAGCAATAATCTGCCCCTGATGAGCTGGGACTTCAGCGCCGCCTCGGTGGCGGTGCAGGTGCAgccgaacggcggcggcggcggcggcgcgccggagaTGGCGTACGGGtcaccgccggcggccggggGATCCACCACCAGGAAGACCTCggcgcccacggcggcggcgtacgcgcAGCTGGAGCACGTCGTCGCGGAGCGGAAGCGGCGGGAGAAGATCAACCAGCGGTTCATGGAGCTCTCCGCCGTCATCCCCAAGCTCAAGAAG ATGGACAAGGCGACGATCCTCTCCGACGCGGTGAGCTACATCAGGGAGCTGCAAGAGAAGCTCAAGGCGCTAGAGGAGCAGGCTGCTGCCAGGGTCACCGAGGCAGCAATGGCgacaccgtcgccggcgagggcgatGAACCACCTTCCAGTTCCGCCGGAGATCGAGGTGCGGTGCTCGCCGACGAACAACGTTGTGATGGTGAGGATCCATTGCGAGAACGGCGAGGGGGTGATCGTGAGGATCCTCGCCGAGGTCGAGGAGATCCACCTCAGAATCATCAACGCCAATGTCATGCCATTTCTGGATCAGGGCGCCACGATGATCATAACGATCGCTGCAAAGGCAA AGGAAGGCTTCACAGTCAAGGCAGAGGAGATTGTAGGCAGGCTTAACTCAGCTTTATACAAACAAGACGTCAGCACTGCTATTGAGGAAAACAGAAACTAA